The following proteins are co-located in the Fluviicola sp. genome:
- a CDS encoding ATP-binding cassette domain-containing protein yields MLEIHELTKRYQRKAAIDQVSFSLRKGEIFGLLGPNGAGKTTLIRIINKIIEPDSGTIRFNGDLLQQKHLAHIGYLPEERGLYKQMTVEAHAHFLGALRGMSKSEINTSLDYWLKKFNCADWRKRRIQELSKGMAQKVQFIYAILHEPDLLILDEPFSGFDPVNVELIKAEMQEMKLKGKTILISTHNMRSVEEICDRVVLIHQSKKVLEGRVSEIQDQQKTGEYAVKFRGNMIAFVNALWIGFELIDKEILGDDRFIARVKMRGDNSFEDLLKTLMGQVKIEAAWEVLPSMNEVFISTVTTDNDEK; encoded by the coding sequence ATGTTAGAGATTCACGAGCTTACAAAACGCTATCAGCGAAAAGCAGCTATCGACCAGGTGTCATTCAGTCTTCGGAAAGGAGAAATCTTCGGATTACTGGGACCTAACGGGGCAGGGAAAACGACACTTATCCGGATAATCAACAAAATTATTGAGCCGGATTCCGGCACGATCCGTTTTAACGGTGATCTGCTTCAGCAAAAGCATTTGGCACATATTGGCTATTTACCCGAGGAAAGAGGGCTGTACAAGCAGATGACAGTGGAAGCACATGCGCATTTCCTGGGAGCATTGCGCGGAATGAGCAAGAGTGAGATCAATACTTCCCTCGATTACTGGCTGAAGAAATTCAACTGTGCTGATTGGCGGAAAAGACGCATCCAGGAGCTTTCCAAAGGAATGGCTCAAAAGGTACAATTTATCTATGCGATCCTGCATGAACCGGACTTATTGATTCTGGACGAACCGTTTTCAGGATTCGACCCTGTAAATGTAGAACTGATCAAAGCAGAAATGCAGGAAATGAAACTGAAGGGAAAGACCATCCTGATTTCGACCCACAACATGCGCAGCGTAGAAGAAATTTGTGACCGCGTGGTGTTGATCCATCAGTCCAAAAAAGTACTGGAAGGACGCGTAAGTGAAATCCAGGACCAGCAGAAAACAGGAGAATATGCCGTGAAGTTCCGGGGAAATATGATTGCTTTCGTGAATGCCTTATGGATCGGTTTTGAACTGATCGATAAAGAAATATTGGGAGATGATCGGTTCATTGCCCGCGTAAAAATGCGAGGCGATAACTCTTTCGAGGATTTGCTGAAAACACTGATGGGCCAGGTGAAAATTGAGGCTGCATGGGAAGTTTTACCAAGTATGAATGAAGTATTTATTTCAACTGTAACAACCGATAACGATGAGAAATAG
- a CDS encoding sigma-54 dependent transcriptional regulator — protein MAKILIIDDERAIRRALREILEFEDFQVDEAENGAEGLEKAKNTLYDIIFCDIKMPQMDGMEVLDALNAQKIDSPVIMISGHGNIETAVDAIKKGAFDFIEKPLDLNRILVTIRNAKDRVVLVEETKQLKTTVRKFKGSSIIGETEGINKIKEMIEKVAPSDARVLITGANGSGKELVARSLHDLSNRKKMPFVEVNCAAIPGELIESELFGHEKGAFTSAVKDKKGKFELASGGTLFLDEIGDMSASAQAKVLRALQENVIQRVGSERDIKIDARVIAATNKDLRKEIEEGRFREDLYHRLAVILIHVPSLNERREDIPMLAEHFIALVCNEHGIPKKEFTDDALLELQQTDWTGNIRELRNIVERLVILCGAKITGDDVRMFANPKK, from the coding sequence ATGGCAAAAATACTGATCATTGATGACGAGCGCGCTATTCGCCGGGCATTGCGTGAAATTCTGGAGTTTGAAGACTTTCAGGTAGATGAAGCTGAGAATGGGGCAGAAGGGCTTGAGAAAGCAAAGAATACCTTGTACGATATTATTTTCTGCGACATCAAAATGCCGCAAATGGACGGGATGGAAGTCCTGGATGCATTGAATGCCCAGAAAATCGATTCTCCGGTCATTATGATTTCCGGTCATGGAAATATTGAAACAGCTGTTGACGCGATTAAAAAAGGTGCCTTCGATTTCATTGAAAAGCCGCTTGATCTGAACCGTATCCTGGTCACTATCCGCAATGCAAAAGACCGTGTGGTGCTGGTAGAAGAGACCAAGCAATTGAAAACGACGGTCCGTAAGTTCAAAGGATCTTCCATTATCGGTGAAACAGAAGGAATTAACAAGATCAAGGAAATGATCGAAAAAGTGGCTCCTTCCGATGCACGCGTATTGATCACCGGAGCGAATGGTTCCGGGAAGGAATTGGTAGCCCGTTCGTTGCACGATCTGTCCAACCGCAAAAAAATGCCTTTTGTAGAAGTAAACTGTGCTGCTATTCCGGGAGAATTGATCGAAAGTGAATTATTCGGCCATGAAAAAGGAGCATTTACTTCGGCGGTAAAAGATAAGAAAGGGAAATTTGAACTGGCTTCCGGCGGAACGTTATTCCTGGATGAAATCGGGGATATGAGTGCTTCCGCGCAGGCGAAAGTATTGCGTGCTTTGCAGGAAAATGTCATCCAGCGTGTTGGTAGCGAGCGCGATATTAAAATCGATGCGCGTGTGATTGCTGCAACCAATAAGGACTTGCGAAAAGAAATCGAAGAAGGGCGTTTCAGAGAGGATTTGTACCACCGTTTGGCGGTTATTTTAATTCACGTTCCTTCGTTGAATGAGCGCCGGGAAGACATCCCGATGCTTGCAGAACATTTTATTGCGCTGGTTTGCAACGAGCACGGGATTCCGAAAAAAGAATTTACGGATGATGCGTTACTGGAATTGCAACAAACCGACTGGACTGGAAATATCCGGGAATTGCGAAATATCGTGGAACGTTTGGTGATTCTTTGCGGCGCGAAGATTACGGGTGACGATGTGCGCATGTTCGCGAATCCTAAGAAATAA
- the pseF gene encoding pseudaminic acid cytidylyltransferase, with translation MIAIIPARGGSKRIPGKNIKPFFGKPIIARVIENVLKSGVFSTVFVSTDDEEIARIAQQCGAEVPVLRSGKNSDDYATTSDVLIEVLDYLAATGRNYDKACCMYPTSVLIEGQDLKTAYDYFLEKQASVLLACVAYSHPIQRSFTIKDHKVCLQFPQYINSRSQDLEKVYHDTGSFYFFDVLNFMETKTLWQEQIVPFIVDENKVQDIDTPEDWSMAEMKFKLMHHEEL, from the coding sequence ATGATTGCAATTATCCCGGCAAGAGGTGGAAGCAAACGAATTCCAGGAAAGAACATCAAACCCTTTTTTGGAAAACCGATTATTGCCCGGGTTATTGAAAATGTACTGAAGTCAGGGGTGTTTTCTACGGTGTTTGTATCTACGGATGACGAAGAAATTGCCCGGATAGCCCAACAATGCGGAGCTGAGGTCCCGGTTTTACGTAGTGGTAAAAACTCGGATGATTATGCCACAACTTCTGATGTATTGATCGAGGTACTGGATTATTTAGCTGCCACGGGTAGAAATTACGATAAGGCATGCTGTATGTATCCAACATCTGTTTTGATCGAGGGGCAAGACCTGAAAACCGCTTACGACTATTTTCTGGAAAAACAGGCATCAGTGTTGCTCGCGTGTGTTGCTTATTCGCATCCAATTCAGCGAAGTTTTACGATAAAAGATCACAAAGTCTGTCTTCAATTTCCTCAATACATCAATAGCCGGTCACAGGATTTGGAAAAAGTATATCATGATACCGGGAGTTTTTATTTTTTTGATGTTCTGAATTTTATGGAGACAAAGACCCTGTGGCAAGAACAAATTGTTCCATTTATTGTTGATGAGAATAAAGTTCAGGATATTGACACACCGGAAGACTGGTCAATGGCGGAAATGAAATTTAAACTGATGCATCATGAGGAGCTATAA
- the pseI gene encoding pseudaminic acid synthase translates to MRIGNFEVNETSPVFIIAELSANHNGSIETAIETIKAAKRAGADCIKLQTYTADTITLDSDKDDFLIKGTIWDGRRLHELYQEAYTPWEWHAKLFEVAREEGLICFSSPFDYTAVDFLEDLDAPAYKIASFEITDIPLIRYTASKGKPVIISTGIAEYDDIALAVKTCQEAGNDQIVLLKCTSSYPAPIEEANMRMVEQIAKDFNVLTGLSDHTMGSIVPIVAVSLGAKIIEKHFILDRSIGGPDASFSMNEQEFKEMVNQVRMAEKALGVVDYKLTPKQHAGKVFSRSLYISQDLKAGEIVTEKHIRSVRPGYSLHPKYYSELIGKRSLKDFTIGDRIKKEDFE, encoded by the coding sequence ATGAGAATAGGGAATTTTGAAGTGAATGAAACTTCTCCTGTCTTTATTATTGCAGAATTGTCTGCCAATCATAACGGAAGTATTGAAACCGCCATTGAAACGATTAAAGCAGCCAAAAGAGCCGGTGCCGACTGTATCAAATTACAAACCTACACCGCAGATACCATTACCCTGGATTCTGATAAGGACGATTTCTTAATCAAAGGAACGATCTGGGATGGCAGAAGATTGCATGAGTTGTACCAGGAGGCTTATACTCCGTGGGAATGGCATGCAAAACTATTCGAGGTAGCCCGGGAAGAAGGGCTGATCTGTTTTTCTTCTCCTTTTGATTATACAGCAGTTGATTTCCTGGAAGACCTGGATGCTCCGGCTTATAAAATTGCCTCTTTTGAGATTACTGATATTCCTTTAATCAGATACACAGCTTCCAAAGGAAAACCCGTTATTATCTCAACCGGTATCGCGGAATACGATGACATCGCTTTAGCGGTTAAAACTTGTCAGGAAGCAGGAAACGATCAAATTGTTTTACTGAAATGCACTTCCAGTTATCCGGCTCCCATTGAAGAAGCAAATATGCGCATGGTAGAGCAGATTGCCAAAGACTTTAATGTGTTGACCGGATTATCGGATCATACCATGGGAAGTATTGTTCCGATCGTTGCGGTAAGTTTAGGTGCAAAAATCATTGAAAAGCATTTTATCCTCGACAGGTCTATCGGAGGGCCGGATGCCAGTTTTTCCATGAATGAACAGGAGTTTAAAGAAATGGTCAACCAGGTAAGAATGGCGGAAAAAGCATTGGGTGTAGTAGATTACAAGCTTACTCCGAAACAGCATGCAGGTAAAGTATTCAGTCGCTCGTTGTACATCTCGCAAGATTTAAAAGCCGGTGAAATTGTTACCGAGAAACACATTCGATCTGTCCGCCCAGGCTATTCGCTCCATCCGAAATATTATTCCGAACTGATCGGAAAACGCTCGTTAAAAGACTTTACCATAGGTGACCGCATAAAAAAAGAGGACTTTGAATAA
- a CDS encoding GNAT family N-acetyltransferase codes for MRSYKCLPNSSYESGHFQLVPIRDEDQLLIMKWRNEQIYHLRQVKPLTKEDQKHYFETVVSELFTQTHPKQLLFSFLENDTCIGYGGLVHINWIDKHAEVSFIMNTELEAERFAEIWTAYLELLPEIAFTDLGLHKLFTYAYDLRPHLFPVLENSGFMQEARLKDHCLFNGAYKDVLIHSLWNSEQPHIYLREASEEDLQLLFDWANEPSVRANSLNSEPIPFETHQKWFQSQLTNPDSKLFILTDGVEPLGQIRIQKKDLLWEIGYSIDKKHRGKKLGAAIVHLLVEKFNDYSFKAIVKKENTASLKVFENLGFETIPTDQTDILTFVKKSNP; via the coding sequence ATGAGGAGCTATAAATGCCTTCCCAATAGCTCTTATGAAAGCGGGCACTTCCAATTGGTTCCGATCCGGGATGAAGACCAGCTGCTCATTATGAAATGGCGGAATGAACAAATTTATCATCTCCGTCAGGTAAAACCGCTAACAAAAGAAGATCAGAAGCATTATTTCGAAACAGTTGTTTCTGAACTATTCACTCAAACTCATCCGAAGCAATTATTATTCTCTTTCCTGGAAAACGATACATGTATCGGCTATGGAGGTTTGGTTCATATCAATTGGATAGATAAACATGCCGAAGTTTCATTTATCATGAACACGGAACTGGAAGCAGAACGTTTCGCTGAAATCTGGACAGCTTACCTGGAATTACTCCCGGAAATTGCATTTACTGATCTGGGGCTCCACAAACTGTTTACCTACGCCTACGACCTTCGCCCCCATTTATTTCCTGTTCTGGAAAACTCCGGATTTATGCAGGAAGCCCGTTTGAAGGATCATTGTTTGTTTAACGGTGCCTATAAAGATGTGCTGATACACAGCCTTTGGAATTCGGAACAACCACATATTTACCTTCGTGAAGCAAGTGAGGAAGACCTGCAATTGCTTTTTGATTGGGCGAATGAACCTTCGGTACGTGCTAATTCATTGAATTCCGAACCGATTCCCTTTGAAACGCATCAGAAGTGGTTTCAATCACAACTTACCAATCCGGATAGCAAGCTTTTCATCCTGACAGATGGTGTTGAGCCGCTCGGACAGATCCGCATTCAAAAGAAAGACTTACTCTGGGAAATCGGCTATAGCATTGACAAAAAACACCGGGGCAAAAAACTAGGTGCAGCAATCGTTCACCTGCTCGTAGAGAAATTCAACGACTATTCGTTTAAAGCGATTGTAAAAAAAGAAAATACAGCATCTCTCAAAGTATTCGAAAACCTGGGATTTGAAACCATACCCACAGATCAGACCGATATTCTTACCTTTGTAAAAAAATCGAATCCATGA
- a CDS encoding YfhO family protein — MYFAIIGIMFIVIAMFFKPQFEGYGVKQHDIKEAKGMNSEPEMYRASSGKEPMWVSSAFGGMPAEQVSMNYPGNWFKVISNQYFKLFPNPIGSIFLHFLCFLLFARLLKLNPWVGLLGAIAFSFASYELIVIQAGHIFKTNAVAFLPAILGTVIYAYRSNRLWGIILSGIFMAFELAMNHVQITYYFLFILFFVGVYFFIDAIRKKQLAGFGITSAGLIGVFLLAFVINSGNILLTNDYAKYSIRGKNDVSISPNGLSASNQSAGLDRDYITQWSYGIGETFTFISPYVKGGASEQIGNSPFAEKIQNSELSQDQINAALSGYSYWGTQPSTSGPVYIGIVVCMLAFLGLFFLKDKIKWALFAVTILAVMLSWGKNFMGLTNFFIDHVPAYDKFRAITMILIIVELTIPVMGVLFLNELIKQREAILVQKKKFMIVTGAFVVFLIAVKIAGLGDGYTNPMEAKQYAGLNEMYTKQVMQMDPQTAAQYQLDLSNPQQLQQFVTAQVDRQMDSYAAVKMARKEIFNSSMNRSILFAILAGGLLVIFLNIKTEKTANTVLIAGLVILTFADMLPVAYNYLGASDDASGTGYKYWEEKGINNYPISATKGDNEILAAEIAARPSLASVVKNAQAAGEQKADELGYDGAARANVINTYRFHALRMATNYRVLDFSGGFNSSRASYFHKSLGGYHGAKLRNINNLIEFHLSRTNNKVLDMMNVKYFLQPLENGMDTAILNPTALGNAWLVKSVREEATVNDEIRALGNKFKAENRGGGVFLVNKMPVKDAVVYGGEALQYLVPGRRDTLNVQLASGLAKGQEAMFVMDVNGATNLVPLITLTMDTTKSFTPLVYLKVEDSFDPANEALMVREFAGKLSSRKFSGEGSIKLKSSVPNKLTYEADVKGNQLAVFSEIYYPLGWKAFVNGKEVPILKTDYLLRGIQLKDGHSKIEFIYDLPKYATLTMVARIGSILLIALFGFALYLSWKKKKGAKVSMD; from the coding sequence ATGTATTTCGCAATCATCGGGATAATGTTTATCGTGATAGCGATGTTCTTTAAGCCACAATTTGAAGGATACGGTGTTAAACAGCACGATATTAAAGAGGCAAAAGGAATGAACAGTGAGCCGGAAATGTATCGGGCAAGTTCAGGAAAAGAGCCCATGTGGGTTAGTTCTGCGTTTGGCGGAATGCCAGCCGAGCAGGTATCCATGAATTATCCCGGAAACTGGTTTAAGGTGATTTCCAATCAATATTTTAAATTATTCCCCAATCCGATAGGATCCATCTTTTTACATTTCCTTTGCTTTTTATTGTTTGCAAGGCTTTTGAAACTCAATCCGTGGGTGGGATTACTGGGCGCTATAGCCTTTAGTTTTGCGAGTTATGAGTTGATTGTCATCCAGGCAGGACACATTTTTAAAACCAATGCAGTTGCATTTTTACCGGCTATTTTAGGGACTGTCATATATGCTTACCGGTCAAACAGATTATGGGGAATTATTCTTTCCGGAATCTTCATGGCTTTCGAACTGGCGATGAACCACGTGCAAATCACTTATTATTTCTTATTTATACTGTTTTTCGTAGGGGTTTATTTCTTCATAGATGCAATTCGTAAAAAGCAGCTTGCAGGATTCGGTATTACTTCTGCCGGGCTTATTGGAGTTTTTCTGCTGGCATTTGTGATTAACAGCGGGAATATCCTCCTGACGAATGACTATGCAAAATACAGTATTCGTGGTAAAAATGATGTTTCGATTTCTCCGAACGGATTATCGGCATCGAATCAATCCGCTGGTTTGGACCGGGACTACATCACTCAATGGTCTTATGGGATCGGTGAAACATTTACCTTTATTTCCCCTTATGTGAAAGGTGGGGCATCGGAGCAAATAGGAAACTCTCCCTTTGCTGAAAAAATCCAAAACAGTGAGTTGTCTCAGGACCAGATAAATGCAGCTTTGAGTGGATATTCCTATTGGGGAACTCAACCAAGTACTTCAGGACCTGTTTATATCGGAATAGTAGTATGTATGCTTGCTTTCCTGGGATTGTTCTTTCTGAAGGACAAAATCAAGTGGGCGCTTTTTGCAGTGACGATTCTGGCAGTGATGCTTTCCTGGGGTAAAAATTTCATGGGGCTGACCAATTTCTTTATAGATCATGTTCCGGCATACGATAAATTCAGAGCTATAACCATGATATTGATCATTGTGGAGCTTACTATTCCGGTAATGGGGGTATTGTTCCTGAATGAATTGATAAAGCAGCGTGAAGCAATTCTTGTTCAGAAGAAAAAGTTTATGATTGTGACGGGAGCTTTTGTTGTTTTCCTCATTGCAGTAAAAATCGCCGGATTGGGAGATGGTTACACCAACCCGATGGAAGCGAAACAATATGCCGGATTGAATGAAATGTATACCAAGCAGGTCATGCAGATGGATCCGCAAACGGCTGCACAATATCAATTGGATCTTTCCAATCCACAGCAGTTACAGCAGTTTGTTACCGCTCAGGTAGACCGTCAGATGGATTCATATGCAGCTGTTAAAATGGCCCGAAAAGAAATCTTTAACTCCAGTATGAACCGGTCTATCCTGTTTGCGATACTGGCGGGAGGTTTACTGGTGATTTTCCTGAATATTAAAACAGAAAAAACGGCAAACACGGTATTGATTGCCGGATTGGTGATTTTAACATTTGCCGACATGCTTCCTGTTGCCTACAATTACCTGGGGGCTTCTGATGATGCTTCGGGAACCGGATACAAATACTGGGAAGAAAAAGGGATCAATAATTACCCGATTTCGGCAACAAAAGGAGATAACGAAATACTGGCCGCTGAAATAGCTGCAAGGCCTTCACTTGCTTCGGTTGTAAAAAATGCACAGGCAGCAGGAGAGCAAAAAGCAGATGAATTGGGGTATGACGGTGCAGCCCGGGCCAATGTAATTAATACCTATCGTTTCCATGCTTTAAGAATGGCAACGAATTACCGGGTACTTGATTTCTCCGGTGGATTTAACAGCAGCAGAGCTTCTTATTTCCATAAATCGCTTGGAGGCTATCACGGAGCGAAGTTGAGAAATATCAATAACCTGATAGAATTCCATTTGTCCCGAACGAATAACAAAGTTTTGGATATGATGAATGTGAAATACTTCCTGCAGCCGCTTGAAAATGGAATGGACACAGCTATCCTGAATCCGACTGCTTTGGGAAATGCCTGGTTGGTAAAAAGTGTTCGCGAAGAAGCAACTGTTAATGATGAAATCAGAGCCCTTGGGAACAAATTTAAAGCAGAAAACAGGGGAGGAGGTGTCTTTCTGGTAAATAAAATGCCTGTAAAAGATGCGGTAGTTTACGGTGGTGAAGCTCTTCAATACCTGGTTCCGGGCCGCCGTGATACGCTGAATGTACAATTGGCTTCCGGCTTAGCTAAAGGCCAGGAGGCAATGTTTGTAATGGATGTAAACGGAGCAACGAACCTGGTTCCGTTGATCACTTTGACGATGGATACCACCAAGTCCTTCACTCCGCTTGTTTACCTGAAGGTTGAGGATTCATTTGACCCTGCCAATGAAGCTTTGATGGTTCGGGAATTTGCGGGTAAATTGAGTTCCCGTAAATTCTCCGGAGAAGGTTCTATTAAGCTGAAAAGTTCGGTTCCGAATAAATTGACTTACGAAGCAGATGTAAAAGGAAACCAACTGGCTGTTTTCTCTGAGATTTACTATCCTTTGGGCTGGAAAGCCTTTGTGAACGGGAAGGAAGTTCCGATCCTGAAAACAGATTACCTGTTGCGCGGAATCCAGCTGAAAGATGGACACAGCAAAATTGAGTTTATTTATGATTTGCCAAAATATGCAACCTTGACAATGGTGGCCAGAATCGGTTCTATTCTGTTGATAGCATTATTTGGATTCGCACTTTACTTGTCCTGGAAGAAGAAAAAAGGAGCTAAAGTATCAATGGATTAA
- a CDS encoding phytanoyl-CoA dioxygenase family protein produces MKNIVKLITFPFLFSFGLFVFLLTKKTTKLGYAAFRYLFVLTNGRVNDHLSAIIRITKKGKTEAANGVLGNLSKKEIEHISAKIVEDGFYEFDVTLDNNLIEEITAFASETGTRYVDVDKKNISYSTEKVIFDRYNPISPRYQFETSDIMQNQAIQSLVFDPTLRSVATSYLKCNPILDTLAMWWSVPFGNKGASQAAQMFHFDMDRFKFIKFFFYITDVHTNNGPHCYIQNSHKGLPKAIRKDGRMTDEELAKIYSKDRFKEFTGKKGTILAVDTRGLHKGKPLTEDVRLLFQIQFSNSLFGAPFEKVKLSEISEDSKGTILKNKRTYQLFSESE; encoded by the coding sequence ATGAAGAACATTGTTAAGCTTATCACTTTTCCTTTCCTGTTTTCATTCGGGTTATTTGTATTTTTGCTCACCAAAAAAACAACAAAACTGGGATATGCAGCATTCAGGTACTTGTTTGTTTTAACCAATGGCCGTGTCAATGATCACCTTTCAGCGATTATCAGGATCACCAAAAAAGGAAAAACAGAAGCTGCCAACGGGGTTTTGGGCAATTTGTCAAAAAAGGAAATCGAGCACATTTCGGCTAAGATTGTCGAAGATGGATTTTACGAATTTGATGTAACACTTGACAACAACCTCATCGAAGAAATCACCGCATTTGCCTCTGAAACTGGCACTCGCTATGTTGATGTTGACAAAAAAAACATCAGTTATTCTACGGAAAAAGTAATTTTTGACCGCTACAATCCTATATCTCCGCGCTATCAATTTGAGACTTCAGATATTATGCAAAACCAGGCCATTCAGTCGCTTGTGTTTGACCCGACATTGAGATCCGTTGCAACTTCTTATCTGAAATGCAACCCGATCCTGGACACATTGGCCATGTGGTGGAGCGTACCTTTTGGCAATAAAGGAGCTTCCCAGGCAGCTCAAATGTTCCATTTTGATATGGACCGTTTCAAATTCATTAAGTTCTTTTTTTACATCACGGATGTACATACCAACAATGGTCCGCACTGTTATATCCAAAACTCACATAAAGGATTACCAAAAGCAATCCGGAAGGATGGCCGTATGACAGATGAGGAATTGGCAAAAATCTATTCGAAGGATCGTTTTAAAGAATTTACAGGAAAAAAAGGAACCATATTGGCAGTAGATACCCGCGGACTTCACAAGGGAAAACCACTCACGGAAGATGTTCGTTTATTATTCCAGATTCAATTTTCAAACTCCTTATTCGGTGCTCCTTTTGAAAAGGTAAAACTTTCGGAAATTTCTGAGGATTCTAAAGGAACGATCCTTAAAAACAAACGAACTTACCAATTGTTTTCCGAATCTGAATAA
- a CDS encoding methyltransferase domain-containing protein: MKDHNQHKYKGIVRGFFHQLLTIDFVRYCIARLRFFYFVRICRKLKTFDLSTQKAIASNTVFHNLKGLKDLAVVRSLALIKPVTAIDKVGIHSKVLTIGPRTEGELLSLIGYGFLKKNIRGLDLISYSSWIDLGDMHAMSYPDNSFDVVIMGWVISYSEDPVKAAQEVVRVAKNGAIIAVGVEYGGLVAQEQIKNLDYIPGAGRLTTQASQLTDFFGEAVDHVYFSHSIDEDRKDLKGSVIAVFSIKK, from the coding sequence ATGAAAGATCATAACCAACATAAATACAAAGGCATAGTCAGAGGATTTTTCCATCAATTGTTAACCATTGACTTCGTGCGTTATTGTATTGCCAGGCTGCGTTTCTTTTATTTCGTGAGAATCTGCCGGAAATTGAAGACGTTCGATCTATCCACTCAAAAAGCAATTGCATCCAATACAGTATTTCACAATCTAAAAGGGTTGAAAGATCTTGCTGTTGTGAGGTCCCTGGCGCTTATCAAGCCCGTAACCGCTATCGATAAAGTGGGTATTCATTCGAAAGTGCTAACTATTGGCCCCCGCACGGAAGGAGAACTTTTAAGTTTGATTGGTTACGGATTTCTTAAAAAGAATATTCGCGGGCTTGACCTGATCAGCTATTCTTCCTGGATTGACTTGGGAGATATGCATGCCATGTCTTATCCTGACAATTCTTTTGATGTGGTGATTATGGGCTGGGTGATATCCTATAGCGAAGATCCCGTAAAAGCCGCTCAGGAAGTGGTCAGAGTTGCAAAAAACGGTGCCATTATCGCAGTTGGTGTGGAATATGGAGGATTAGTCGCTCAGGAGCAAATCAAAAACCTGGATTATATTCCCGGAGCCGGCAGATTGACAACACAAGCATCGCAATTGACAGACTTCTTTGGAGAAGCAGTAGATCATGTGTATTTTAGTCATAGCATTGATGAAGACAGAAAAGACCTCAAAGGATCGGTTATTGCTGTTTTTTCCATCAAAAAATAA
- a CDS encoding ABC transporter permease yields the protein MRNSWIIAMRELRERLGSRSFILMAILGPLVVLTFTYLIFQFGGKEQQKWHVLIVDPANIMEHKIMAAEDPNIQYSFATNYIEIEHFAKEKRFEDFDAMVEVNEKVLSNKSCFLFYREKPSFTMSVNIRYQVERRLEEVLAKQFTKLSVADFRKIKQPLNFAFRNVYDPNDVKSDMAGWVGLFFGAVIFVFIFLFGMTILRSVSREKTNRVVEILLATVKPRSLMLGKILGIGISAFLQVFLWCLIIGLGLYFMRETIFVDMYDASNQVAGQVSDYNQFVELVFDRVQFGVMLFYFSLFFACGYLFYGAFFAALGAVSGSESDGQQFLIPLILILCFALYAGYFALENPDSPWTTFLMYFPFTSPVVAMVKLAMGFAEGDAYQLFVSLFLLLVSSIGVIAIAARLFKNGLLQFGHTLRFKNIILWLKVK from the coding sequence ATGAGAAATAGTTGGATTATTGCCATGCGCGAACTGAGAGAACGATTGGGTAGCCGTTCCTTTATACTGATGGCCATTCTGGGCCCGCTGGTAGTACTTACATTTACCTACCTGATTTTTCAATTCGGGGGAAAAGAACAGCAAAAATGGCATGTACTGATCGTTGATCCTGCCAATATCATGGAACACAAAATCATGGCTGCCGAAGATCCGAATATTCAGTATTCCTTTGCGACGAATTATATCGAGATCGAACATTTTGCCAAAGAAAAGCGTTTCGAGGATTTCGATGCGATGGTGGAAGTAAACGAAAAAGTCTTGTCGAATAAGTCATGCTTTTTGTTTTACCGGGAAAAACCGTCTTTTACGATGTCGGTGAATATCCGCTACCAGGTGGAAAGAAGATTGGAGGAAGTGCTGGCAAAACAGTTCACCAAGTTGTCGGTAGCCGATTTCCGGAAGATCAAACAACCCTTGAATTTTGCATTCCGGAATGTATATGATCCGAATGATGTGAAAAGCGATATGGCCGGATGGGTCGGATTGTTCTTCGGAGCGGTCATTTTTGTGTTTATTTTCCTGTTCGGGATGACGATTTTGCGTTCTGTTTCCCGGGAGAAAACGAACCGGGTGGTAGAGATCTTACTTGCCACTGTGAAACCAAGATCTCTCATGCTGGGAAAGATCCTGGGAATAGGAATCAGTGCTTTTTTACAGGTGTTTTTGTGGTGTTTGATCATCGGATTGGGCTTGTATTTTATGCGGGAAACCATATTTGTAGACATGTATGATGCATCGAACCAGGTAGCCGGGCAAGTCAGCGATTACAATCAGTTTGTAGAATTGGTGTTCGACCGCGTTCAATTCGGCGTGATGTTATTCTATTTTTCCCTGTTCTTTGCCTGCGGATATTTGTTCTATGGAGCTTTCTTCGCGGCATTGGGAGCAGTTTCAGGTTCGGAATCAGACGGACAGCAGTTCCTGATCCCTTTGATCCTGATTTTGTGTTTCGCTTTGTATGCCGGATATTTTGCGCTGGAAAACCCGGATAGCCCGTGGACTACTTTTTTGATGTACTTCCCGTTCACCTCACCGGTGGTAGCCATGGTGAAATTAGCCATGGGATTTGCAGAAGGGGATGCGTACCAATTATTTGTTTCATTATTTTTACTCCTGGTAAGCTCCATTGGTGTCATAGCAATTGCAGCACGATTATTCAAGAATGGCTTGCTTCAATTTGGACATACGCTACGATTTAAAAATATTATTCTTTGGTTGAAAGTCAAATAA